Part of the Deltaproteobacteria bacterium genome is shown below.
CATGACAACCAACGCCTCGAGCGTCGGATCACGAGGGGTCAGCAATTGCGGTGCGACCTGGCAGTCCAGTAATTCAAAGTGGGCCCCAATCGCTAATGCAGACACATGGTCCGGTTCCGTCACGGTCAGGAGCCCACTTGCAATTAACTGGTTCCCCTCAGCAACCCACAGTTGAGCTCCGGCAGGCGTCTCGGTAAGACGGAGCAGAGGTTTGTCGGGAGAGAAGAGGAGGCGTGAAGTCCCTCCCGCCTCGCCAGCCGTGGCGACGGTCAGAAACTCGCGAAACGCCCCGCCTAATTCCCGGCGCACCAAGACGGTATCCGCGGAACGCGCCGGGAGACGGAGGGCCGTGACCCCCCGCGCCGAGTCATGCCACACCGTGGCCTCACGGAACAGCTCCAGGGCTACGCGCTGGCGGTTCATGGTTCGCATCGGGGACTCCTCATCAGTACATAAACGTTTCCTATCTTTATCGACGCCCTCGCCAAGAAAGTTGCGTGGATAATCAGGCGTGAAAAAAATCTCGCCAACCCCCTGTGAATCACCATATAAGGCGACGCATGCCCGTGCGACTCCTCCTACTGCTCGGCGTGCTGCTCTGCGGCGGGCTCCGGCCCGCGCTGGCCAATGATTCCTTCGCGGCCATTGGGGCCGGGGGATTGGTGTTGCAAAAGAGCGACGGCGTGGTGATGGAGTCGGAGGATCTGTATCTGTCGCTGCGACAGGTAAAGATTCGCTATGTATTTTTCAACAGCACCGCGCAGGATTTGACGACTATCGTCGCCTTTCCAGTGCCCGACATCGAGATTTACGGCCCGGATGACGTCAACACGCGCTTCCTGACTGAATCGGATCCAATGCAGTTTCGCATCGCGGTCGACGGCAACGCAGTGAAGGCCCAAATGGAGCGGAAGGCGACGTCGAAGGGTGTCGCACTGAAATACTATTGGACGCAGACGTTCCCGAAAAGAAAACGTTTGGTCGTGGAACACTACTACGC
Proteins encoded:
- a CDS encoding DUF4424 family protein — its product is MPVRLLLLLGVLLCGGLRPALANDSFAAIGAGGLVLQKSDGVVMESEDLYLSLRQVKIRYVFFNSTAQDLTTIVAFPVPDIEIYGPDDVNTRFLTESDPMQFRIAVDGNAVKAQMERKATSKGVALKYYWTQTFPKRKRLVVEHYYAPAIGGFFYGEGTAADANKTYCIDPPLQSSLRQLATKHNGLVPTWELVYILSTGSHWKGPIRDFRLVIDKEKPERLLSLCIDGIRKISPTQFEVRKTNFTPQTDLHIAFFGDAGAAAE